Within the Drosophila melanogaster chromosome 3R genome, the region AGTTAAATGGCCAACGCTTGGCAGCCGCTCAAAGAGCCGCAAACGTaattgcaacagcagcaatagcGATAACAACGTTTTTGGGACGATCATTATAATCATGCAATTTGGCCCACGTCCTTTCAAGGACTGGACGCTTTCAGCcaaaggaagaaaatatttacaaagaaTTGTTATTGCAGTTTGCTAAGTCGTTTGACTGTGCTGTCCCATGAGCATATTTATACTCTATCATAAATTCGCCTTTTATTGACAACATTTTGCCAGGCGACACCACAGAACGAAAAACAAACTTTATTCTTCAGGTTTTTGAGGTTTTTAAAGTAGCACATTCGTGAGCTTTAAATAATAACCATACTTTTGGAAGAGGGTTACTTTAAACAGGagtattaaacaaaaaattagcaatttataatttgataTGCCTTGTTTAAACATAAGGcctgtaaatataaatagatatCAAATATGAAGGTTTATTAAGATAATTAAAAAGTATATGCAAAGGTATGCAAATGTGCTGATACCAAGCTTTACCCATACAGTTTTTTACTCTGCATTTATTGGCCTGACCAGATGGGTTTGCTTGCACTATTTGCCGgctaaaaaatgtattaagcGGAAAACTCATTAACGGCTTGTGTTGTGATTGGCCAATGGCAAGGACCTTGGATTCGGTAGTGTCAGCTCCTTTGGTTGGCCAGTTAGTTAGTTGTTGGCAGGCGATGGAACTTCGACTACATATTGCATGTTGTTTTGGCTCAAATAAGCCCCAACAGGCCGGCAATTTGGCAAACATTCGTATGGGCCTAGCTGGGGATTGGTATCGCAGTCAACCCATTTAAGTGTTTGTTATAAATTATTCGGCGCATTTTCAAACTGGACAACCGAATTGCAGTAACGGCAATGGCTTTTTATGCAATTTTACTGCACTGTGGCCGCCATCTGACCCCATGACGCATTTGCAACATACATACGCTCACTATGTGGCACAAGTGGCTCACGTACATACATAACTTTCCGGTTCGCCGACTCTAGATTTGGCTCAAACAAAACGGGGTTGGTTGCCGTTTAAATTCAGGTACGGCCAACTCTTggatggaaattcaatttgcccgcagacattttaattatgcaaatgaaaatgatttgAGTACGTAGCCAGCACCTGTTTGTGGTCTCATCATAGACAAAGTTTtcctattcaattccttaccACGTCATTGAAAATACCGACAAATTGGCAACTGCTCTTAAAATCACATAAATTGCGGCTTGcgaaaaactaattaaactaTCATAAAAGCTATAATTTGTTGATAGCATAATGACAATAATTTATAGTTGTCGATAAATTACGTACCAAATTGTCTGCTTTTGAAGGTTAAAATAATCGCAATTTTTATATTAACGCATGGAAAATAATACGTTAATAAgtatatatgaaaataaacacTCTTCCCATCAGAATTTAACTATTCTAGTACTGTTTCCTTGTTTCTTTAGTTGGTTTGAAATCTCGAAACTGACAAAAGCGAAACTTTAGTTTATAACAGCTTTAGGAAGTTTCGAAACGTTGAATTACTCAGAAGAAAACTTGttttgaaattagtttttccACTCGTGTTAATTGAGCTCCACTGAATAAGTTAGTGCTTAAGAGCGGAAAAGTAAAGGGTTTTTTGTAAAAGAGGAAATCTAAAGCTGTCATGAGAATTGTGGCACATGGTGAGTAGTCGCAAAGTActtttaaaagcttttttccAAAACAGTTCCCCCAACGAGCAACATGTCCTTTTTCGCAACCTTGTAAAAGTCTGGGCTgaaaattagcaaaaaaaaaatatatacagatatactCGTAGGATTGGGAATATGGCTGCAGTCCTGCGATTGAGTTTGCGTGACAGGATGAGCCAGACATGTCTGACATTTGGAAATGCCAGAAAGGATCAACCGACAAGTAAACAAATCGcagactgactgactgacgtGTTGTTTGCAGAGACAGAAAGAGAAAGCACGTCACCGGGCGACAGAGACGGGTGACATGAGCCAGCAATTAGGATTCAATGCATTGGgtataaaatacaattaaggGCCATTTGGAGCAGTAAACAAGCAGTGAGCAGCGAAAGCCATGCCCGTTTGGTTTTGGCTACAGCACGTTGCAAGatggttattattatttcaattacGGGTATTGATTTTACAGCCAAAAGGAAagtacacacaaaaaaaacgcTTACGATTGAAAATCAATTCGTCATATATACGAGCATACAATATATATCATAACAaagcattttgattttttctaaCTATCAAGgatgttctttttttttggtaatctaattattatattttttattaatttgtaattcattatttttccCGTGCACTTCAGAAACCAGAGCCTCATAAGTAAATCATTCGACAGCCGGGCATTAAAACAAATGTATTGTTTTTAGTGACGACCCTCGAGTCCTTGACTGCGAGCGCTTTCAATTATTGAAAGGAGCAGACAGCCgaaacacacgcacatacacatgcacacagtaatactcacgcacacacacttgcacttCGATGGCTGTCTGCAAATGCTGCATAAATAACCGAAAAATTCATTGCATACCTCGAGGCGTGGTGCATGTCGTTCGCCAATTAAAGGCCCGTTTGCAAGGAAGAACGCCAACAATTTCGCTCATTTGCCCTCTTCGCACTTGGCTTTCGCAGCCGGCGAATACTCGTATGTTCGCGTGTCGAGTTGGCCTATTCAActagttggccaaaaagagaAGCCGCCGGCAATATTCCCCCAAAACCTCTATCAGCCGCTTCATTGAATTTCGCTTCTTGTGTAAAAAGTTCACTGCAGGAAAATACGTTTAATTGCCTTAGTTAAAATTACTTGGgtatataaaaacaaatttgaattttacaacgaaattcataaattatttagtaaaGTGTAAAGAATCTGCTATTGGGGAGAGAGAGGCTTTTTTCAtgtttactaaaataaatctaaaatGAATACATAATTTTCAACCTTAATCCCATAAATTAAGCCTCATTAAAACAATAAGAGCTAGAGTTCATATTTTACATATATTGTAGTATCAAATTTTCATACAGTGCACTTGGGCTAAATTTATCTTTACGGTTAGCTGGCTGGCGAATGTCTGCGCTCATCCACGGGAAGTGAAATTAGCATTTGACATTTAACGAATTTTCAACGCTCTTTGTTGCCTGCTTTTTTCTTACCAACTTGCCTAGAAACTGAAGGTCGAAGGTAGGGCAATCCAATTACGGATAAGCATCGAAATCGATAGCGTTGCTGCACTGCAGTCACTTACAATCTAGATCAATtgcaattcaaatttattcactTCTTCTAATTGCCATTTCAGACAAGGCAATGAAAATGCTAAATTGAAGATAgcacaattttcaaatttctatCGGAGATCATGTCAAACGTGAGTATATCGCAGAGAGCTGAGTACCTAGGGGCATGAATTGAAATCACTTTTTCCAGCTCCTCTACATGGACAAGTCGAATGGCAATGGCGTCTATGCGGTTAggcccaacagcagcaatggCCACATGGACAACGATAATGGCCTAAACGGGTCAGGTGCTCCTGCTACCACCTCCACCACAACAggaacagcaactgcagcaggtGCAGCCCTGATGGCCACAGCTAACAACATAAACATAATGAACGGAGCTGCTGCCGCAGCCGCAGCTTCCGCTTCCGGTCTGCCCACTTCCGCATCCAGCGAGGACCTCAGCCAAAGCCTGTCCGAGTACACAGATGCCGACGAGAGCGTATCCGCGCCCACTGAGTTTCTAGCCGAGGTAAAAACATTTTAGGTTCACCAAGTCCTTCTAAACTTGCCACCAAGTTAGCCAGCTAAAGCTTCAGTGCAAACAGCCAAAGTTTTAGTTTCAACTTCCGCCCGAGTGAATTTTTAAGggtttatacatatttaaaggTGGCAGCAATTCCAGCTTATCAATTAAATGGATGGTCAGTGGAAGTGTTTAAGATGAAAGATAATAGGGATTTGGAAAGGAGTAAAAAGCTTTTGAAGTattaaaaacaacattttgaGCCTTCTATAGCATGTCAAAGTTGTATTTACAAAACCATAAGCTTATATAAGCTTATGTTTGCCCAACTGTTTCGTTTGCCTACAAAAAATCCATTAGATTTCACTCATTATCCTTATCCCAGCGTGGCACAGTTACCCTTTGTTGCTCGACACCAAAAACGACGAGGATCCTTGAGGGGaacttatgcaaatgcaaattgctgtGCTGCCAGCGGAGATTGCGGATTTAAGTTAAAGTCCTTTCGGAAGGATTACGGCACCGAGCGCACTTGGCCAGCTTATTGATTGCTAATAAATTGCTTTCGAGCGCATTCAACTTTCAGCAGAGTCAACTTTTTTGTCCTACCCACTATGTGGGCCAGTAGATCGAGATGGAAGGGGGtgtagatacatatataagcCTTTGTTGTTGAGATGTTATGAGAATTTCAAAAGGATTTGTTGGCATTCCCTTAAACGTGTATTGTGCAATGCAGCGTATTATATTGTGCGTTTCTCGATTCTCCTGCAGTTCCTGTCCGCCGTGATGCTAAAGGACTACAAAAAGGCATTGAAATATTGCAAATTGAGTGAGTAGAATACAAAATCAGCTTCCAAAGTATGTCACCATGCTTCCGAGAGTTGCAATtacaacttttttttgttcgaATATGACAGAGAAATCGCTTTTTTTGGGActttaatgtaataatttctttaatttataatttatatttttatacgcACCGATGCAGTCCTGCAATACGAGCCCGACAACGCCACGGCCAAAGAGTTCTATCCCCTCATCCTGGACAAGTTGCGGGCAGGTAGGTGGGCAGATGAACAGTGTGGTCAGTCAATTAATACTTATCTCGTTGCCCCAGTGGCCACATCCAGCGACAGCGATGAGAACTACAATAAATCTTCATCGCCCGACTTGGCTCTGGATCTGCATGCATCGGATGTGGAGGCTGACGTGGACGGGGATGAGGCAGGAGATGCTGACGAGGATGGGGATGCTGATGCGGATGGCGATGGCAGCgagagcagcaacaattgtTCCGAGGAGGAGGATAATGGATGGGGCGATGATGAGATTGACAACGTGGATGTGATGGATGGCGAGGAggagagcagcagcagtggcgaTGACTTCGATTTGCCCATCGACGATGCAGGTCAGGATCCAGCTGCTCTAGCAGTTCACGTACACCATTCCCATACCCACTCGCACTCCCATTCCCACAACGATTCTGGATCCTCGAGGAATTCATCGAGCGGCGGTGGTGGACGCAGCGACAACACCACACATTCCTACTCCAGTTTGCtcctggaggaggaggacgataTCGTGCCCGTAAGCCTTAACTTTGGCCTAAAGGAGAACACCGCAGCTGACCTGGACGTGAGCAATGGTATATGTGTGATTAATCAGTATTTCCGTACATTGACCTCTTTAATTCCTTCATTTCAGGCAACAAAGTACCCTCCGCCTCCTGCAGCGACTCAGAATCCCCGACAGAACCGCTCACCCAACGCCTGGCGGCCATCCTGCGCTCTAAGTGCGGCGTATCCGGTGGTGGGTCAGATGAGACCTACTAAAACCATATATGTGTATACTCGTATATACTCAATCCCAAAACTGTGCAGAAATTCTTTTGGTGTGGATAGTGCTGACGATTTGCTTACAGAATGATGTTTGATTTCTTGCCCGCTGCACAGGGGCATCTATATATTCTTGTATAACTATTTATATAAACACACTCCACCCTTTGCCCGGCTAGTTTTTCCACTAGTGCGATCGCTTTACGAACCTAGAAACCGTCCCTAACTGCATACTCTCGTATCTcgtatcttgtatcttcacTTGCAAAGTTTTCTCCCTAGGACAAACATATCGTACAAACTCAATAAGtacttatatatacattaataCCTATTTATACtattatatattgtacatgTTAAGCCTAGAACCCAATAAAGATATACTCGATACAGTAAGCTGAGAATGGCTAAGGATTAGGTGattatacacacacacggaaTGCGAAACCGAATCAATATAGATTTACATAGATTTACAAGTATATATTTTAGTAAGACACCCATTCAGAACGCACAGGACTTGGAATGCtttacatttttgcatttgatAGAGATCGATTTTTTCCCCAGGATATAGAAGAATGAGAGTTACGAAGCCAAGGATAAGTCTGATATGTCTATAAAACAGACGGAGGATGGAACGAACGATCGTAGAACTACAACTGAAATGGTCCAATGTCACAAACTACGTAGAAgattgtaaatatatatattttgtatcaATTAAGCCTGTACTAGAGTCTATATATTCGTTCGATTTCGTTGTATAAGTTAATCAGGGACATAACTCTAAAAACTCCCCCAGTAATAAAccgtatatttaatattattcatataaatatttgtatctgATATGTGTAGCTCTTGGCTAAGTTTTCCTATCTGTATTGTTGAATTATATAATCCAGAAGGTCTGAATGTTTACGGAAGACAATTGTAATAAAAGTGGCAAGAAAGCTGGAATAGAGTCGATTTTTATTAAGGAAAAACCGGTGATGAATTGTTTATTAAAcagttgcatttttattttaaatccGTTATTATCAAAGATCGTTTTTTAATCGTAAACTTCTTAACACGACTTGCTATCATCTCGTATATGTTTTTCGCATATTGGTTTTTATAAAACTTTGCTGATGATATTCGAAAATGGGGTGTTTTAAAAAGATTTTCTTATGAATTTACTGTTTATAAACTCGTTTTGGTTTTACTTatgaaatgcattaaaaaatataccaAAATTGCTGTTGGCTTGTTATTGCCTTGTATAATGCTATAAAAATTTCTCTGCAAATCTTTTTGAAATGATCGATTTATATTATCTTCCTCTATCCCATTTAGCAATCTGATATGTAACAAACTACTatgattaaatattaattgtttattCCTTCGCTCTTTAAATACTGGTTGTTTTTGAATTCGTTTCTTATTATCTTCATTATCATTATGTTCGTCGTAATGATGTTTCAGCACCAAtggaaaatatacaaattaaatacagCATAACAAAATTCGTTCTATTATTAAGATTATGtcgtttggtttttgtttgtttgcgtAATAAACTATTTTTGTTGTAAGTTGCTCAAAAAAATCAGGTAATGAagctttgtttgtttcgttttgttcTGTGTTGTGTATCGTGTTTAGTTGATATCTTAACTGATAATCCAGAAGTATTTCAGATGCTTAGCCATTGATAAGAACTGATGCTGCGCAAAAAAGTTTCAAATAACCCGAAAGATAATACATTCCGCCAAGACTCTCTTAATTAAACTATAGCTTAAATAACTATAGCTCGACATACACCTTGTTTGGCTAACATTATAAGACATACTATCCGTTTAACAATGTTTAACATACTTACTCATTGTGTTTAGCTCTAATTTCTTACAGTGTGTGCATACCTCTTGGGTTGAATATTaactttgattttttttttgtttagattTTATGCTGACGATGAGTCGCAGCGTGTGCTTCATATAAACCTGCTAGACTGCGTGTGTTCCGTATGCCTATGCGTGTATGTgttgtgtgtatatataaagagtatagtttatattttataatttatgtataTGCGCTTAAGTTAGATTCTTGTTAAAAAGAAACTTTCCTTTGAAAACTTCAGGTGTTGCTTGTACTGTCCAGTAGAATTAGAATACAATTACATAATTACACATTTATTATGCTTACGCGATTTCTGAGGGTCATTGGCACTACGttttggaaataaaaaaataaaaatcaaaagcaGAAATATAAAACagacaaaataataaaaaatcagatgGTTAGGATGGAgtttaaagtatttttatttaaaatacaacaTTAAAACGCATGCACGTTTGAGCGCGAAATAAAAACGTTACAACTAAAAAGTAAACTAAAATTGTTAAATCtattttgaaaataactttaaatataaaactacTACTATATGAAGACATTCGATAAcgtacaaataaaattatactttAAAAGGCTTGACGATAATTTTCAACAGTTTACATATGCACACAGGCTACTGCCAGAGGGCAAAACAAATTGTACGTTATATGTATGATTTATATAGAACTATATATGGTTATCAGTCAATGAAGTCAATGTCGGATTAGCAACTACCACGTCTCTGGACATAGCTAATGCTCTTTGTTCAAAGTTGCTTAGTGTACGTTTCCACTCATTTCCAACAGATTTAAGAACTCGGGTTAACATCGAATGAGTCGatttataatttaaagaaaataataacaaagaaTCGTTGGCATGTTAAGCTTTTGGCTTTTCCCTTAGGAAAAGTTACATCTTACACGACTTCTTTCGTATAAATCAACCCATTCTATAGCTGCTTATAATGGTACTACAAACTATTAAACTAAAAACGAAACGTCTTACGACCTCGACGATCAACTATCCACTACGAAGCAAAAAGCTTCAACTGATTTTTTTGCAGAGCCACAGATCCGCTGGCTGGTCTGTGGCTTAGTACCGCTTCTATAAGCAATTCGTAGATTCCTTGGCGTCGTCAATGTTGGTGTGGTTCTTGATTAGCAACTGGGTTGAGGGATACTTGTTTAGCTGCGCAAAGCGTTCCATCACACACGAAGAGCTAAGACGAGCCTCAGCGTCGTGATCCCAGCACTCCTCCATTGTGTCGCAGAATACATTAAGTCCCTGTAAAAAAGTTACAAGTTATTTTCATTGACTAAAAGCATTATCAGAAGTCACACTCACCGGATGGGCGCGCCAGGAGTTGAGCAAACGAGGGCGCAGCTTCTTCATTACCACACTCTCCTGAACTTCGTCCAGCGACGGCCTCAGGCCCAGCTCGGCCTCAAAAGGCAGCTGGAACTCACCGACGGGTCCGGCAAAGTCACACCGTGACACCATTTCCCAGAGGACTAGGCCGCATGCGTAGACGTCTATGCGTAAGAAAGCGTCTCTATTGAAATTGATGGCACCCTCAAGCACCTCTGGGGCCATGTAACGTCGAGTGCCTACTTGACCGTGTGTATCGCCGCAGGGCTTGCCTGGCTGGAATATCATGGCCAAACCAAAGTCAGCTATACAGGCCGTCAGATCGCTCTTAAGCAGTACGTTCTTAGACTTGAAGTCTCGGTGAGCTATCGATGGTTTTAGCCCATCGGTCTTTGATGCCGGGATCTCCTCGTGCAGATGTGCCAGTCCATTGGCCATGGACTCAGCGATGCGGCACAACTCTGGCCATGAGATCGTGTGCGATTTGAGGTAGTCGCATAGTGATCCGTTATGCTGGTAGGTGGATATCAGCCAATATTCCGGCTTGTCCATGTGCTTCTCAACGCCCAGGAATTCGAGGATGTTCGGATGGCGCATGCGCGGCAGCTTGTAGATATCGTGCTCCGTGGTCCACGATTCTTTTTCCTGCATGCGAAAGATCTTGACGGCCACATCCTGATTGTTGAGCTTGGCTTGCCACACATCACCGAATCTACCACTGGCCTTCTGTTCCAGCAGCTGAATGGGACGGTTGCTGAGCAATGGCGATGAGTTTGTTATCTCAGCCTCGTGCTAAAGGGtttaattttgcataattaaaattatatatttgcgGCAACATCACAAGGATATGTACGTACCGTGGGTATCTCGTTAAAGTGCGCCTGCTTGCGGCGTCGGTAGAGAAGAAGGCCCATGCCAACAATGACCATGAGCACGCTGAAAACGGAGGTGCCAATGTAGATGTATATCAAATTGCTGCCGTCCTGCGTCTTCTCCTTGGGCACTGCAACGATACAAGGACACACACGGGAACGAACATTAAAGAGGGCTTTAAACGCTGCCTTGCCACAGGTGAACAACATCTCGAGTGGCGGCATGCACCTGCAGCTGCTGGGGTTGCTATGAAAGGCAAAACGAAAACTAAAAAACGAAAGTTCGCCCCCAATTTCGCATCTCTTTTTCCCCTCATTTTGTTTCGAGATAAAAGCGAGCTAGGCCCaagaacaaaacaacaaagagCAGGGCACAAAAGACGCCCTGGCAGCACAGGGCTTCGAAGTcaaaggcagcagcaacaccccaaaaataaaaacaagaaaggaTGCTAGAATGAAGTCACTCGACACTTGTATACCTGGTATTAGATAACAGATACTCTCCTCGTTGTGGGTTAAGGCTGCAAGCCAATTAAGTATCATTCAAAATAGGTAGAGTCTAATCCTATTAAGCCTTCATAATCGGAGTGAAATAAATTGGATTTATACCAAATAACTACCTCTTTCAGTTGCATCCTTTAAAGCGAACGCATTATACCCGATCGCTAAAGAAGTACCTtactataaaaataaaaacgaaccAGCGAACGTGCACAGGAGGGCAGAAATTGCAACACATGCGGCTCCGAAAAGGGGTTGCTGGAGGCTGGGGATGTAGAAAATGATGGGGGAGCGGGCGCCACTTCGCGTCAAGAGTTCGTTAACACGAAAAACGCTGCCTCGGATGCGAGGAGTGGTATTTTGTAGGCGAAGCCTACGCCCTCTTTTTGCAACTTGAAGATGCagtaaaaatacaaaaaaaaaaaaaaaaaacgaaataacaaaaacaaacaaaaaatatatgcaaacggaaaaataacaaaattggGGTAAACACTCCAAAGACAAAACCCCAGTAGCAGCAAACGTTAAaccgaatctgaatccgaaaCCGGATCCGAACCCACCTTGTGTGGTTGCCTCCGTGGtgcttttaatatatttctggTTGGAATTGCACCGCGATCCCTTGCAGCAGCAGAAGTGAATGTTTCCCTGCCGTGGCTCTGCACTGGTCACGCACTCCGTCTGATTGCATTCGTGCATGTCCGTGAAGCAGCCCTTCATCTTGATGCGCAGGATGCCTATGGGAacggaaaaattaaaattaatcagTATGCCTGAAACAACGTCAACTTCTGCACGGCTCACCCGTTGTCTCGTTGACCGACCAAAGGACATAGCAGCTGGGAAACTTATCCGCCTCCATCTTACAGTGCTCTATCCGTGTTTCACATTGCTGCGTTGTGTTGCACATCTTCTCGTCGAAGTGCTCGCATTCTATGATCCCATGACTTCCGGGCAAAATAGATCCATGGATTCCAATCAGACAGCAGACTAAATGAAGACAATGGGAAAATAGATTAATAATCTTTCTAGTTTTAGATTAGCACTGATCTatatttaaagtatatatttgaGCAGTCCTAAAACATGAGTAAAGACTTTCAAAAAGTTAAAACGTAGTTAAAGATCAAAGTTAATGGAATTATCGGTTGGAAGTGCTCAAAGGGTGGGCAAATAAAGTCGAGCCTATTTGGGGAATAAGACTGAAAGGGAGGGCGCTCAGCGAGCTCTTTGTGGGCGCTATCCTTTGTACACATATCGCATGCCCAGAAGTAGCAGGAGTAGCGTCCTAAGCTGGGGCCTCTGCCATTGAAAGCCACCCCATTTGGGCACGGAATTAGCCCCACTGGCCACACACCAGCCTTTGAGTGGGCATGGCCCCAATGCACGGATATGCAGTGCACAGTGGGCCTGCAGTAAGGTTTCTTGAAAATCTATTTACATTCTTTAATTCGATTTAATCTGGGATCCTCATCCAAATACCGAAATTTTtgttgataaaaattaaaatgataattcactttttaaatgtgtaaatacaaaaaatttaattttgaaaacgTTTATTGCAACGAGCCTGCGATATATTGATTGATATTTCTTGACCATTGGCTAAGCAAACTGTTTTCAATCCTTTGAAACACTTTTCGTCCCACTGTCCTTTAGGTAATCGGATCGCTGGccatgtatgtgtgtgttcgtaAGCGTGCATGCTTTATAGTAAAGTAGATACATAAGCAGGCACATTATGCACACAGAAAGGGATGGGTTTAAAGTGGCGCTTGTGCGGAAAAaggaaacagcagcagcagaaacaacaacaacaacagcagcaacagggaAGAGAGCGCACTGCGCcacagaaagagagagggctatggcgagcgaaagagagggagGCCGGTGGAGCAAAAGGGTGGGAGAAACCAGAACCTGCCATACAACAAGTTCCTAATGCAGCAAAATCCATTCAAAGAAATGCtcagcgcacacacacatggattAAGATTGGGAATTAGGTATCCGATCGATTTATACCGAGTATGCGTTTGGCGCTCAACATATGAATTCGTAGTACCCACTGTCAACAATTCTTACGATATTTTACTACATTTGTGTAGTACAATTGTTGGTGCTTTAATAGAGTATCTAGTGTATACATTATTCACTTCACAAATAGATTTGATTCCTAGCATTTACATTCGTTATACCTAATTTCTGAAAATTTAAGATGTTCTGATGTGTTGGTTAATAGGACAAAGCTATCACAAAGCCTATACACCCTATATATGAACTTTTCAAGCGCCATGTGATATTAATAAAGTAATAGCATTACGCACCCCATATCATCAAAAATCACACGCACGAATGGTTATAAATCGAAGTCGGCTTGCATTACAGAGGAAAATCGTAAGGCAGagacaaaatataatattatgtacatatgtacataataaaGCGACTGGGAATTAAGGCGCCAATAAGTATGcacccacacactcgcagTGCAATACATACCCAGCGTTAGCTGCGCCGTTAGATAAAGCAGATCGTATTTGGACATTGTTATCGCCTGTGCAAACTTGTTTACAGCACtcgttgcgtatacgtaacgcGAATATTTCGATGTTTCGGGGACAGGTGCAGTGGAATGGAATAACTGGGTactgttaatattattttggcaCAGAGTTCCTGTTGTCTTCGCACTTTTCGAGTACAGCACtaagtgtgtatgtgtgggtggccgagtgtgtgtgcggtgcCTTGGCAGCGATTTTGCTGGCCACACGCCGTTTGCATGCGCATTTCCGCGGGTTTTACTCGACTTTTCGCCGCGACTTAATTTTAAGCTAGAGGGGCACAGTTGAAA harbors:
- the CG14853 gene encoding uncharacterized protein, isoform A, which encodes MSNLLYMDKSNGNGVYAVRPNSSNGHMDNDNGLNGSGAPATTSTTTGTATAAGAALMATANNINIMNGAAAAAAASASGLPTSASSEDLSQSLSEYTDADESVSAPTEFLAEFLSAVMLKDYKKALKYCKLILQYEPDNATAKEFYPLILDKLRAVATSSDSDENYNKSSSPDLALDLHASDVEADVDGDEAGDADEDGDADADGDGSESSNNCSEEEDNGWGDDEIDNVDVMDGEEESSSSGDDFDLPIDDAGQDPAALAVHVHHSHTHSHSHSHNDSGSSRNSSSGGGGRSDNTTHSYSSLLLEEEDDIVPVSLNFGLKENTAADLDVSNGNKVPSASCSDSESPTEPLTQRLAAILRSKCGVSGGGSDETY
- the put gene encoding punt, isoform B; protein product: MSKYDLLYLTAQLTLVCCLIGIHGSILPGSHGIIECEHFDEKMCNTTQQCETRIEHCKMEADKFPSCYVLWSVNETTGILRIKMKGCFTDMHECNQTECVTSAEPRQGNIHFCCCKGSRCNSNQKYIKSTTEATTQVPKEKTQDGSNLIYIYIGTSVFSVLMVIVGMGLLLYRRRKQAHFNEIPTHEAEITNSSPLLSNRPIQLLEQKASGRFGDVWQAKLNNQDVAVKIFRMQEKESWTTEHDIYKLPRMRHPNILEFLGVEKHMDKPEYWLISTYQHNGSLCDYLKSHTISWPELCRIAESMANGLAHLHEEIPASKTDGLKPSIAHRDFKSKNVLLKSDLTACIADFGLAMIFQPGKPCGDTHGQVGTRRYMAPEVLEGAINFNRDAFLRIDVYACGLVLWEMVSRCDFAGPVGEFQLPFEAELGLRPSLDEVQESVVMKKLRPRLLNSWRAHPGLNVFCDTMEECWDHDAEARLSSSCVMERFAQLNKYPSTQLLIKNHTNIDDAKESTNCLXKRY
- the put gene encoding punt, isoform A: MSKYDLLYLTAQLTLVCCLIGIHGSILPGSHGIIECEHFDEKMCNTTQQCETRIEHCKMEADKFPSCYVLWSVNETTGILRIKMKGCFTDMHECNQTECVTSAEPRQGNIHFCCCKGSRCNSNQKYIKSTTEATTQVPKEKTQDGSNLIYIYIGTSVFSVLMVIVGMGLLLYRRRKQAHFNEIPTHEAEITNSSPLLSNRPIQLLEQKASGRFGDVWQAKLNNQDVAVKIFRMQEKESWTTEHDIYKLPRMRHPNILEFLGVEKHMDKPEYWLISTYQHNGSLCDYLKSHTISWPELCRIAESMANGLAHLHEEIPASKTDGLKPSIAHRDFKSKNVLLKSDLTACIADFGLAMIFQPGKPCGDTHGQVGTRRYMAPEVLEGAINFNRDAFLRIDVYACGLVLWEMVSRCDFAGPVGEFQLPFEAELGLRPSLDEVQESVVMKKLRPRLLNSWRAHPGLNVFCDTMEECWDHDAEARLSSSCVMERFAQLNKYPSTQLLIKNHTNIDDAKESTNCL